In Turicibacter sanguinis, a genomic segment contains:
- the guaB gene encoding IMP dehydrogenase: MSTLNGKVVYQGLTFDDVLLIPQRSEVLPKDVSLKTKLTREIELNIPIISSAMDTVTESRLAIALAHQGGVGFIHKNMSIEEQAEEVRRVKLYQNGMISDPVTLSADITIAEANEKCKHYKVSGFPVVNENGILTGIITNRDMKYREDQTVKVSEVMTGRDALITAPVGTTLDEAKQILMQHRIEKLPIINDAGILCGLVTIKDIDKTMSYPNSCKDSQGRLRCGAAVGVGADTLDRVAALVDAGVDVITVDSAHGHSVGVIETVRKIKETYPQLQVIGGNIVTPEAAKDLIDAGADAVKVGIGPGSICTTRVVAGVGVPQITAVNEVYEYCKTVGVPVIADGGLKLSGDFVKAIAAGADCAMFGGLFAGCEEAPGEEILYNGRRYKTYVGMGSLAAMKRGSSDRYFQGGKQQEAKKLVPEGIEARVPFKGKLEDVVYQLCGGLRAGMGYCGTATIEDLKTNGKFVRITGAGLRESHPHDVEITQEAPNYQK; encoded by the coding sequence ATGAGCACATTAAATGGTAAAGTAGTATATCAAGGATTAACATTCGATGATGTTTTATTAATCCCTCAGCGTAGTGAAGTATTACCTAAAGACGTTTCTTTAAAAACAAAACTAACACGTGAAATCGAGTTAAATATCCCAATTATTTCTTCAGCAATGGATACAGTAACTGAATCACGTTTAGCAATTGCTCTTGCTCACCAAGGTGGAGTTGGATTTATCCATAAAAATATGTCAATTGAAGAACAAGCAGAAGAAGTTCGTCGCGTTAAATTATATCAAAATGGAATGATTTCAGATCCTGTAACATTATCTGCTGACATTACAATCGCCGAAGCTAATGAAAAGTGTAAACATTATAAAGTTTCTGGATTCCCAGTTGTTAATGAGAATGGAATCTTAACTGGTATTATTACTAATCGTGATATGAAATACCGTGAAGACCAAACAGTTAAAGTATCAGAAGTTATGACAGGACGCGATGCTTTAATTACTGCTCCAGTTGGTACAACACTTGATGAAGCTAAACAAATATTAATGCAACATCGTATCGAAAAATTACCAATCATTAACGATGCGGGTATCTTATGCGGATTAGTAACCATCAAAGATATTGATAAAACAATGTCTTACCCAAATAGTTGTAAAGATTCTCAAGGACGTTTACGTTGTGGTGCCGCTGTTGGGGTTGGAGCTGATACATTAGATCGCGTAGCTGCTTTAGTTGATGCGGGTGTAGATGTTATTACAGTGGACTCTGCTCATGGTCATTCAGTTGGTGTTATTGAAACAGTGCGTAAAATCAAGGAAACTTATCCACAGTTACAAGTAATCGGTGGAAATATCGTAACTCCAGAAGCCGCAAAAGATTTAATTGATGCGGGTGCTGATGCCGTTAAAGTTGGTATTGGACCTGGTTCTATCTGTACAACTCGCGTTGTTGCTGGAGTTGGTGTTCCTCAAATTACAGCTGTTAACGAAGTATACGAATACTGTAAAACAGTTGGTGTTCCGGTTATCGCTGATGGTGGTTTAAAATTAAGTGGTGACTTTGTAAAAGCTATTGCAGCAGGAGCTGACTGTGCAATGTTTGGTGGTTTATTCGCAGGATGTGAAGAAGCACCAGGTGAAGAGATTTTATATAACGGTCGTCGTTATAAAACATATGTAGGAATGGGCTCTTTAGCTGCTATGAAACGCGGTTCAAGTGATCGTTACTTCCAAGGCGGAAAACAACAAGAGGCTAAAAAATTAGTTCCAGAAGGAATTGAAGCTCGCGTTCCATTCAAGGGAAAACTTGAAGATGTCGTTTACCAATTATGTGGTGGATTACGTGCCGGAATGGGATATTGCGGAACAGCAACGATTGAAGATTTAAAAACAAATGGTAAATTTGTTCGTATTACAGGAGCAGGATTACGTGAATCTCATCCACACGATGTTGAAATTACTCAAGAAGCTCCAAACTATCAAAAATAA
- the purE gene encoding 5-(carboxyamino)imidazole ribonucleotide mutase: MERIYEISPKPLVGIIMGSKSDFETMQEAMKVLEQLEISYEASVVSAHRTPDKMFEYAEAARNRGIKVIIAGAGGAAHLPGMVAAKTTLPVIGVPVQSRALNGLDSLLSIVQMPGGIPVATVAIGKAGAKNAGLLAASMLSTSYQEIAVYLENYRKEMTDSVLGDCDLNE, translated from the coding sequence ATGGAGAGAATATACGAAATCTCACCCAAACCATTGGTTGGAATTATCATGGGAAGTAAATCAGATTTCGAAACAATGCAAGAAGCGATGAAAGTTTTAGAGCAATTAGAAATCTCTTATGAAGCTAGTGTCGTTTCAGCGCATCGAACACCAGATAAAATGTTTGAATATGCAGAGGCTGCACGTAATAGGGGAATTAAAGTAATCATTGCAGGAGCAGGAGGTGCTGCGCACCTTCCTGGAATGGTTGCTGCTAAAACAACACTTCCGGTTATTGGAGTACCGGTTCAATCAAGAGCTTTAAATGGACTCGATTCGTTACTATCTATTGTTCAAATGCCAGGAGGAATTCCGGTAGCTACAGTAGCTATTGGAAAAGCTGGAGCCAAAAATGCAGGATTATTAGCAGCTTCCATGTTAAGCACATCATATCAAGAAATTGCAGTTTATTTAGAAAATTATCGTAAAGAGATGACGGATTCAGTACTGGGAGATTGCGATTTAAATGAGTAA
- a CDS encoding formate--tetrahydrofolate ligase, translating to MKNDLQIAKEIELKPIIEIAKQLGIEDEVECYGKYKAKIDLSVMNQNKKDGKLVLVTAISPTKAGEGKTTMTVGLGQGFYHIDKKSVIALREPSLGPVMGLKGGATGGGYSQVLPMEDLNLHFTGDIHAITTANNAICALLDNHMYQGNECNIDPTKIVFKRCLDLNDRTLRDITIGQGSKVNGIERKDGFNITVASEIMAILCLATSLEDLKARIGNIIVAYTPDDHPVHVKDLKIEGAIAMLLKDAIKPNLVQTCEHTPAIVHGGPFANIAHGCNSIIATKTALKLGDYVITEAGFGADLGAEKFLDIKCREGKLTPDCVVIVATIRALKMHGGVEYEDLKEENVEALSKGIENLAKHIDSITQFNLPYIVAVNQFTHDTEAELEFLTSWCEQNNHPCEIANVWLNGGAGAKQLATRVVSLIEENNQTFNQIYERNQTLEEKILTIAQKIYGARGVNYTDEAKAQLETIKKLGYEDYLVCMAKTPVSLSDDPKVLGRPTDFDITIREVRISAGAGFIVCLTGNVLTMPGLPKEPAALKMDVTPEGECIGLF from the coding sequence ATGAAAAATGATTTACAAATTGCAAAAGAAATTGAATTAAAACCAATTATTGAGATTGCTAAACAATTAGGGATTGAAGATGAAGTTGAATGTTATGGAAAATATAAGGCGAAAATTGACTTAAGTGTCATGAATCAAAATAAAAAAGACGGAAAATTAGTCCTAGTAACAGCTATTAGCCCAACTAAAGCCGGAGAAGGAAAAACAACGATGACAGTAGGTCTTGGGCAAGGTTTTTACCATATTGATAAGAAATCTGTTATCGCCTTACGTGAACCATCACTTGGACCAGTTATGGGACTTAAAGGTGGAGCAACTGGTGGAGGGTACTCACAAGTATTACCGATGGAAGATTTAAATCTTCACTTTACAGGAGATATTCACGCTATTACAACAGCAAACAATGCTATTTGTGCATTACTAGATAATCATATGTATCAAGGTAACGAATGTAATATTGATCCAACTAAAATTGTATTCAAACGCTGTTTAGACTTAAACGATCGTACATTACGTGATATCACGATTGGACAAGGTTCAAAAGTTAATGGAATTGAACGTAAAGATGGATTTAACATTACAGTTGCTTCTGAAATTATGGCAATCCTTTGTTTAGCTACAAGCTTAGAGGATTTAAAAGCTCGTATAGGAAATATCATCGTCGCTTATACTCCGGATGATCACCCAGTTCACGTTAAAGATTTAAAAATTGAAGGTGCAATTGCCATGTTATTAAAAGATGCAATTAAACCGAATCTAGTTCAAACATGCGAGCATACACCAGCTATCGTTCATGGAGGACCATTCGCAAATATTGCTCATGGATGTAACTCTATTATTGCAACTAAAACTGCTTTAAAACTTGGAGACTATGTGATTACTGAGGCCGGATTTGGAGCTGACTTAGGAGCAGAAAAATTCTTAGATATTAAATGTCGTGAAGGAAAACTTACACCAGACTGTGTTGTTATCGTCGCAACAATTCGTGCATTAAAAATGCATGGTGGCGTTGAATATGAAGATTTAAAAGAAGAAAACGTTGAAGCCTTATCAAAAGGAATCGAAAACTTAGCTAAACATATTGATTCAATCACGCAATTTAATTTGCCATACATCGTAGCAGTTAACCAATTCACGCATGATACAGAGGCAGAACTTGAATTCTTAACATCTTGGTGTGAACAAAATAATCATCCATGCGAAATCGCAAATGTTTGGTTAAATGGAGGAGCTGGTGCTAAGCAATTAGCAACTCGAGTTGTCTCACTAATTGAAGAGAACAATCAAACATTTAATCAAATTTATGAGCGTAACCAAACATTAGAGGAGAAAATCTTAACAATCGCTCAAAAAATTTATGGGGCACGCGGAGTAAACTATACAGACGAAGCAAAAGCGCAATTAGAAACAATAAAAAAATTAGGATACGAAGATTACTTAGTATGTATGGCTAAAACACCAGTTTCATTAAGTGATGATCCAAAAGTTCTTGGACGTCCAACTGATTTTGACATTACAATTCGTGAAGTTCGTATCTCAGCAGGAGCTGGATTCATTGTTTGCTTAACAGGTAACGTCTTAACAATGCCAGGATTACCGAAAGAACCAGCTGCTTTAAAAATGGATGTAACACCAGAGGGTGAATGTATCGGGTTATTCTAA
- a CDS encoding stage V sporulation T C-terminal domain-containing protein: MKATGVVRRIDDLGRVVIPKEIRRTMRIREGDSLEIFVNQSGEVVLKKYSPIADISAFAQQYADAMQASTKKGILIVDREDIIAAAGDIKKQYLNRRVSRPLSDMIENRTSKIAEGKEVLEIVDGETTERSFVMIPIISNGDSLGAVILVGTEEDELVNELDINSVKIATAFLGKYLEG; this comes from the coding sequence ATGAAAGCAACAGGAGTTGTTCGTCGTATTGACGACTTAGGTCGTGTCGTAATCCCAAAAGAAATCCGTAGAACTATGCGTATTCGCGAAGGGGATTCATTAGAAATTTTCGTTAATCAATCAGGTGAAGTAGTATTAAAAAAATACTCTCCAATTGCTGATATTTCAGCTTTTGCACAACAATATGCAGATGCTATGCAAGCATCAACTAAAAAAGGTATTTTAATTGTAGATCGTGAAGATATTATTGCGGCTGCAGGGGACATCAAAAAACAATACTTAAATCGTCGTGTTAGCCGTCCATTAAGTGATATGATTGAAAATCGTACTTCTAAAATTGCTGAAGGTAAAGAAGTATTAGAAATCGTTGATGGTGAAACAACTGAACGTTCATTTGTTATGATTCCAATCATTTCTAATGGAGATAGCTTAGGAGCTGTTATCTTAGTTGGAACTGAAGAAGACGAATTAGTTAATGAACTAGACATCAATAGCGTTAAAATTGCTACAGCATTCTTAGGTAAATACCTAGAAGGTTAA